In Melospiza melodia melodia isolate bMelMel2 chromosome 30, bMelMel2.pri, whole genome shotgun sequence, the DNA window CCCAGGAGGGTGGAACTCCTGGCGTGGCTGTCAGGGAcccagcagctgtggggtggGGGCGGGATGTGCACTGGTGAGGGGAGATTTGGAAGGGATGAGCTGTTGCAGCTGCAGGGACACAATGCAGAGAGACCCTGCCCTGAAACCTGGGGCACGGGTAGAGGCTGCTCAGCGCTTTGGGCTgtgccctggtgctgcagggctgggcagcacctgcccCAAAAATcacacagagctctgccctgtgccctccccaCACCCCCAGGCACTgaactgtgcctcagtttcctgaACAGCCCTGTTGTGAGGGCTGAAGGGGAAAAGAGGAACTGGAAACAAAACCCCAGCCCCAAGAGGCTCTGGGACAGCGAGGGgcacccagctgtgcccagggggaaCAGGCCAGTGCCCCCTGAGCCTGGGCATTGCCCCCTGGGCCCTGTGCACCTCCAGCAAAGGAATTAATGATCCCCTccaaggggcaggagcagagctgctgtgtggagCTGCATGGGCCACAGGTGGTGGTTTACAGGTGCAGGCACAGAGGGGTTTGATCAGGGTCTGGTGCCAAGCTCTCATtttgctttctccttttttttaggAGGCCAAAAGCAGCTCAGGAGGCAGCACAGTGCAGCGCTCCAAGGTACCTTTGCTTTTTCTACACCATAAATCATCCCAGAATGGCCTGGGATAGAATGGACCTCAGtgcccacccagtgccatggcagggacaccttccactgtgccaggctgctccaagccctgcccagcctggccttgggcactgccagggatccagggcagccacagctgctctgtgccatccTGCTGGTTCTTGGCAAGGCTGGAAGGGCCAAAAGCCCCCGGGCCAAGCTCCCACCCAGCCCAGCATCAGTGGAGTGGCCCAGGGAAGGTGAGGGAGATGGgcctgcctctgctccccagggctctggTGAATGGAGGGCAGTGGAGGGATCCAGGTTGTCCCAAACTCCTTCCTCATCCTCTGTCTCCCTGTGCTCTGCCCTTGGCCAGTCCTTCAGCCTGAAGGCGCAGGTGAAGGAGATGTGCACTGCCTGCCAGAAAACCGTGTACCCCATGGAGCGCCTGGTGGCCGACAAATTTGTCTTCCACAACTCCTGCTTCTGCTGCAAGCACTGCCACACCAAGCTCAGGTGAGCCAGGCTGTCCCTGTGGTGGGACAGGAGccactgcagctctgctgagacccTCCCAAATAGTCCCTCCCGTCATAGCCCCTTGTTTGGCCTGTAGCCaaagccccccagcccagccaccaCAGCAAAGGTTCATCTGCACACCTGGGCCCAGCTAAACCCTGCCTGCTATGGAAGGAGAGATGTTCCCCatgagagcagccccaggagagCTGAAGGAGTCAGAGCCTCCTTCTGGAGGACTCAGAGCCGAGCTGagctcccctgggaccccccatctctgctcacagcagcccccagcagcctctgctggTGGGAGGGAGCTGTTGGCCCTAAGGGTCCCCTCGTGCATGTTGTCCCCTctgctgtcccggtgtccccaagcccccctaagcccccccagtgtccctgcctggctaaccctgccctccctccccagcctgggcagctaCGCCGCGCTCCACGGGGAGTTCTACTGCAAGCCCCACTTCCAGCAGCTCTTCAAGAGTAAAGGCAACTACGACGAAGGCTTCGGGCGCCGGCAGCACAAGGAGCTGTGGGTGCACAAGGAGGTGGAGAGCGGCCCCAAGTCGGCGTGAGCGGGGGCCAGCCCCGCCCCGGAGCCCCGCAGAgccggggcagctgagccggGAGAACTGAGCTGATGTAGAGCAGGACCTGGGCCCGGGCAGAGGGGGAGCCCCTCTCTGGGGGTGCTCAGAGGCTGTAAGGGCAGGGGTGAGCAGGGTGCAGCCCCCAGACCTGGAGCCCTCTCTCTGCAGGCCCCTCTGCCCAGTGAGATCAGAGCAGGAGCAATGCCCCCCATGGGCCCCCAGTGAGATCAGAGCAGGAGCAATGCCCCCCAAGAGCCCCTCAGTGAGATCAGAGCAGGAGCAATGCCCCCCAAGAGCCCCTCAGTGAGATCAGAGCAGGAGCAATGCCCCCCATGGGCCCCCAGTGAGATCAGAGCAGGAGCAATGCCCCCCATGGGCCCCCAGTGAGATCAGAGCAGAATCAATGCCCCCCATGGGCCCCCAGTGAGATCAGAGCAGGAGCAATGCCCCCCATGGGCCCCCAGTGAGATCAGAGCAGGAGCAATGCCCCCCATGGGCCCCCAGTGAGATCAGAGCAGAATCAATGCCCCCCATgggccccccagccctgctgatccATGTCAGCCCTGTCACCATGGAAAAGGGATGAGCTGGGGGCTTCTCCAGCTTGAGCCACTGCAGAGCTCCCAGccacaccagccctgccctgctggggctctgcatGAGGAGGGTCCCTGGTTTACATCAGCTCAGTTCAGCTGGGATGGTTCAGCCTTAAGGTTTCACAGTGTCTGTTTTTTATATTTGCCTTCCACTGGTACGTTCTGCGCTGGAGCCTCGTGGCAGCTTCGCCCGCGCGCCTTTATTTTTGTAATACAAGGTTTCCCAGccttccctgtcctgtcctgtgttCCCAGGGGCCTGGGGAGGGGGTCAGGTGTGCCTCTTACTGCCCAGGCAGTGTGCAAAGAGCTTGTGTCCTTGTGGGATCAGCGAAATATTCCCTAATAGGAATATTTCCATATTCAGGGAATAGGACACGTACCCTATTCCCTGGATACCTGAGTGTGAGTGAGGCTGGGGGAAAAGgggaggcagggaagggaaggcaaaGAGGCAGCCCTGCCTTCGTTGGGGAGTGCTCAGAGGGGTCCTGCACACCAGGAGGACAGGGCAGAGGTGACCAGGCTGCAGGCTCCTGACCAGAATCCCCCCTGGAGCCCCCAAGTTTTTGGGAACTGAACCAGGATTTCAAATTCCACATCAGTGTTGCCCTGTGAGCTGCACAGCCCAGCTGGAACCTTCCACCAGCTTCCAAACGGAGCCCAGGCCACCCTCAAAAGGCATTCACCAGCCTGGGGATCCCCCAGGACCAGATCCACCCCTTTGCCCTGAGGTGTCTCACCCTCTCCTGTGCTCTGCCAAGGGCAGGATGggatcagggctgggctggcctcACAGGTCTGCCCTGGACCCACCCCACATCCAATCCCCTGGTTTGGATTGCACAGTCCCTACAAATTAATGAGCCCAGCAagccctgccaggctggagaCACAAATGCAGGAAAACCAGAGAAAGTGGCTGAGTctggttttaattattatttacctCTTTCCTCCAGGCACGCTTTGTACAGCTGTGCTCAGGAACCCCAATTTGTCTTTCAAATTCTACAGGAATTGGGCTTTTCAGAGCCCccacacagagcagcagccttGATATCAACATCCCTGACTGATCCCATCAGCTCTGCCGAGCACATCCTGTCTGGGAGAAGCCAGACACAGCCATGGAAACAGGAGATAAGCATGAAAGAGGGAGGAAGATGGGGATGGGTAGTCCAGAGGAGGAAGAGATGGCACAAATAGCCCCTGGTCTCTgtggtgctccccctgctcaggacagcagctccaca includes these proteins:
- the LIMD2 gene encoding LIM domain-containing protein 2, which codes for MFQATGAASPAPAHEAKSSSGGSTVQRSKSFSLKAQVKEMCTACQKTVYPMERLVADKFVFHNSCFCCKHCHTKLSLGSYAALHGEFYCKPHFQQLFKSKGNYDEGFGRRQHKELWVHKEVESGPKSA